One window from the genome of Desulfonatronum thiodismutans encodes:
- a CDS encoding TIGR04219 family outer membrane beta-barrel protein, whose amino-acid sequence MTKFWAALAACIVLILPGWAGAAGFEAAVGVWHQSPSGDVTYKGQTGDDRLDLESSLGLDDETGLLFRARLETPLILPNIGFMATPVTFSGKGTAKGSFTFGNQTFSADAPIDGKLRLNQYDVSLFYGIPGLKAATLGMFNVDLGLNLRLMDVDIEVRQEQAGLSESESLFLPVPTLYAGASFRPLDFFALEAEARGVTYAGNHFYSLIGRVRFDPLDHLFLAGGYRYDSVSIDEKGLKADVDISGPFAEIGISF is encoded by the coding sequence GTGACCAAGTTTTGGGCCGCTTTGGCGGCGTGCATCGTGCTGATTCTTCCCGGATGGGCCGGGGCCGCGGGGTTCGAGGCGGCGGTTGGCGTTTGGCATCAGTCCCCCTCCGGGGACGTGACCTACAAGGGCCAGACGGGCGATGACCGGCTTGATCTGGAAAGCAGCCTGGGACTGGACGACGAGACCGGCCTGCTCTTCCGCGCTCGGCTGGAAACCCCGCTGATCCTCCCCAATATCGGATTCATGGCCACGCCGGTGACCTTTTCGGGCAAGGGGACGGCCAAGGGGAGCTTCACCTTTGGAAACCAGACTTTTTCAGCGGATGCGCCCATCGACGGCAAGCTGCGGCTGAATCAGTACGACGTGAGCCTGTTCTACGGAATTCCGGGGCTGAAGGCGGCGACCCTGGGCATGTTCAACGTGGATTTGGGGCTGAATCTGCGGCTGATGGACGTGGATATCGAGGTCCGCCAGGAGCAGGCCGGGCTTTCCGAGTCCGAGAGCCTGTTTTTGCCCGTACCCACGCTCTATGCCGGAGCCAGCTTTCGCCCCCTGGACTTCTTCGCCCTGGAAGCCGAGGCCCGCGGAGTGACCTACGCCGGAAACCACTTCTACAGCCTCATCGGCCGGGTACGCTTCGATCCGCTGGACCACCTCTTTCTTGCCGGCGGGTACCGCTACGACTCCGTCTCCATCGACGAAAAAGGTCTCAAGGCCGACGTGGACATCAGCGGCCCGTTCGCGGAGATCGGGATCAGCTTTTGA
- the metK gene encoding methionine adenosyltransferase, with amino-acid sequence MPSVSSTRSHLFTSESVSEGHPDKLADRISDRILDEFLSRDPHARVACETLLADQCVVVAGEFKATSEVFQQVQAMTESLVRQVVRDTGYRDSNTGIDPEACEIQVRFNGQSRDINQGVDREDGVLGAGDQGMMFGYACDETPELMPAPIIFAHRLVQRQAELRKSGTIAWLGPDAKSQVSFRYVDGKPVHVETVVLSTQHDDNISMDELRASVLERIIKPVIPESHRSPDFKCLINPTGRFVTGGPKGDTGLTGRKIIVDTYGGAAPHGGGAFSGKDPSKVDRSAAYMARFLSKTVVSRGWAKKCLTQISYAIGVAKPVSCLVKTSGAGELPDQEIERMLQEEFDLTPAGIIDKLKLLRPLYYPTAAYGHFGRDDLDLPWEKVS; translated from the coding sequence ATGCCATCCGTTTCTTCCACACGTTCCCACCTGTTCACGTCCGAATCCGTATCCGAAGGACACCCTGACAAGCTCGCCGATCGGATTTCCGATCGTATCCTGGACGAATTCCTGTCCCGTGACCCTCATGCCAGGGTTGCTTGCGAGACGTTACTGGCCGACCAGTGCGTTGTCGTTGCTGGTGAATTCAAAGCCACTTCCGAAGTATTTCAGCAAGTCCAGGCCATGACTGAATCACTGGTGCGCCAGGTTGTCCGGGATACGGGGTATCGCGACTCAAATACCGGCATTGATCCCGAAGCCTGCGAAATCCAGGTCCGCTTTAACGGTCAGTCCCGAGACATCAACCAGGGGGTCGACCGAGAGGACGGAGTGCTCGGAGCCGGAGACCAGGGCATGATGTTCGGCTATGCCTGCGACGAGACGCCTGAATTGATGCCTGCTCCAATAATCTTTGCGCATCGATTGGTCCAACGGCAGGCCGAACTCCGAAAAAGCGGCACCATTGCCTGGCTGGGACCAGACGCAAAGTCGCAGGTTTCCTTTCGCTACGTCGACGGCAAGCCCGTTCATGTCGAGACCGTGGTCCTGTCGACCCAGCATGATGACAACATCAGCATGGATGAGCTTCGGGCATCCGTTCTGGAACGGATCATCAAGCCCGTCATCCCCGAGAGCCACCGCTCACCGGATTTTAAGTGCCTTATCAATCCTACCGGGCGGTTCGTGACCGGTGGCCCCAAGGGCGATACCGGATTAACTGGTCGTAAGATCATTGTGGACACCTACGGAGGTGCGGCACCGCATGGCGGCGGTGCATTCTCCGGGAAAGATCCTAGCAAGGTGGATCGTTCCGCTGCGTATATGGCCCGCTTTCTGTCCAAGACCGTCGTATCCAGGGGCTGGGCCAAAAAATGCCTGACCCAGATTTCCTATGCCATTGGTGTGGCCAAACCAGTTAGCTGCCTGGTCAAAACCTCCGGCGCCGGGGAGCTGCCGGATCAAGAAATTGAGCGAATGCTTCAGGAAGAATTCGATTTGACGCCTGCCGGAATCATCGACAAGCTCAAATTGTTGCGTCCCCTCTATTATCCAACGGCGGCCTATGGACATTTTGGACGTGACGACCTGGACCTGCCGTGGGAAAAGGTGAGCTGA
- a CDS encoding ATP-binding protein, with protein MQLFDVVSLAFPSNTKLIPVVGAAVREYALQSGFSATDSQRICLAFEEASTYSISLGFGREDDLLRVRLSRTTLGLHIVLRSRGLPLEDEALPAFDAQRFASAEDVTGLQTFLARHMVDEVTFSLLEGGERVICLVKHGPGNQGEQDKEQEKRAAPRKSSAGSSKPRIMTSHAVRLGQPDDAEGIARLALRAHGAVFFNESIYYPARVREMLEQGEMVSVVAETASGELMGHCALVADTPGARVRELTYFILDTRFKSPGVHEDVYALLSESARTLGLRAMSALAVTNHIHSQRNLLLQGFKECAMLLAAGPASRIWREKDGQDPGRIASVVFLNYLHGDDGTLLHVPDRHRPMVSRIFQHLGRNYRFSDVSGRGLPEGLARIYSESDLKEGWTWISVAQYGHDILKHVGDQLALSCGQGIPVAHLALPLADPATGVVADLVEKMGFFFAGVGLDDDGAEVLLVQYIHGVDPGYDSIHLASPFGRGLLEYARAADPGTWSDPRP; from the coding sequence ATGCAGCTTTTTGACGTGGTCTCACTGGCCTTTCCTTCGAATACCAAACTGATCCCGGTTGTCGGGGCCGCGGTCCGGGAGTATGCCCTGCAGTCCGGGTTTTCCGCAACGGACTCCCAGCGCATCTGTCTGGCCTTTGAAGAGGCCTCAACCTACTCCATTTCCCTCGGCTTCGGCAGAGAGGACGACCTGCTGCGGGTCCGATTGTCCCGCACCACGCTTGGCCTGCATATCGTCCTTCGCTCCAGGGGCCTGCCCCTGGAGGACGAGGCGCTCCCGGCCTTTGATGCGCAACGGTTCGCGTCCGCGGAGGACGTCACCGGGCTGCAAACCTTTCTTGCCCGACACATGGTTGACGAAGTGACGTTTTCCTTGCTGGAGGGTGGAGAGCGGGTGATCTGCCTCGTCAAACATGGGCCCGGCAACCAAGGAGAACAGGACAAGGAACAGGAAAAGAGGGCGGCCCCGCGGAAGTCTTCCGCTGGTTCCTCCAAGCCCCGGATAATGACCAGCCATGCCGTTCGCCTGGGACAACCCGATGATGCCGAAGGCATCGCCAGGTTGGCATTGCGGGCGCATGGCGCGGTGTTCTTCAATGAATCGATCTACTATCCAGCCAGGGTTCGCGAGATGCTTGAACAGGGAGAGATGGTCTCGGTGGTGGCTGAAACGGCAAGTGGAGAACTCATGGGCCATTGCGCCCTGGTGGCCGACACCCCGGGAGCGCGCGTGAGGGAACTGACCTATTTCATCCTGGATACCCGCTTCAAAAGCCCCGGCGTGCACGAGGACGTGTACGCCTTGCTCAGCGAGAGCGCCCGAACGCTTGGTCTCCGCGCGATGAGCGCCCTGGCGGTCACGAATCATATCCATTCCCAGCGCAACCTTCTGCTGCAAGGATTCAAGGAATGCGCAATGCTTTTGGCGGCAGGCCCGGCCTCCCGGATCTGGCGGGAAAAGGACGGGCAGGATCCGGGGCGCATCGCCAGCGTCGTGTTCCTCAACTATCTGCATGGAGACGACGGGACGCTGCTCCACGTTCCGGACAGGCACCGCCCGATGGTCAGCCGAATATTCCAGCATCTGGGGAGAAACTATCGATTTTCAGATGTTTCGGGGCGCGGTCTGCCTGAGGGCCTCGCGCGGATTTATTCGGAATCCGACTTGAAGGAAGGGTGGACGTGGATCAGCGTCGCTCAGTACGGGCACGACATCCTGAAACACGTGGGCGACCAACTGGCATTGTCCTGCGGGCAGGGAATCCCCGTGGCGCACCTCGCGCTGCCCTTGGCGGACCCGGCTACCGGCGTGGTGGCCGATCTTGTTGAAAAGATGGGGTTCTTCTTTGCCGGAGTCGGCCTGGACGACGATGGCGCGGAGGTTCTCCTGGTCCAGTACATACATGGCGTGGACCCAGGATACGACTCCATCCACCTCGCATCGCCCTTTGGCCGCGGGCTTTTGGAGTATGCGCGAGCCGCGGATCCCGGCACATGGTCTGATCCGCGGCCCTGA
- a CDS encoding cation diffusion facilitator family transporter encodes MNTPASTSADATKERTALISVIIDLAFIGPTFVIAVLANSMTLYADLLGDFNVFFANAMLLFILHKMRKGMGANFDYGAGKIENLIGVVGAWFVVLSVGYIIYTSIGRLVSPVALDPGHLAMGAVIMLASMMSSGYLWVRNYRIHKRIPSPVTDIQWRVPMSDTVIAGGILFSLLAMILLREYAWSLHIDPVISLALGGVIIYSFYGLIKSSLFDLLDRTLEEKYQLIITRELANHYHEYAHFHGVRSRRTGGRVLIEIFLEFDPDQRVGEVQQVIRSMRESLEGKIENSFVSVSLSTEPIR; translated from the coding sequence ATGAACACGCCAGCCAGCACCAGCGCCGACGCGACGAAGGAACGTACGGCTCTTATTTCAGTCATCATCGATCTGGCCTTTATCGGCCCGACCTTCGTTATTGCCGTTCTCGCGAATTCCATGACGCTCTACGCGGATCTGCTCGGCGATTTCAATGTTTTTTTCGCCAATGCCATGCTCTTGTTCATTCTCCACAAAATGAGAAAGGGGATGGGCGCGAATTTTGACTACGGAGCGGGGAAAATCGAAAACCTCATTGGCGTGGTCGGCGCCTGGTTCGTCGTGCTATCCGTTGGGTACATCATTTACACGTCCATCGGGCGGCTTGTTTCGCCCGTTGCCCTTGATCCCGGCCACCTGGCCATGGGAGCCGTGATCATGTTGGCATCCATGATGTCAAGCGGCTATCTCTGGGTTCGCAACTATCGGATTCACAAAAGGATCCCTTCTCCGGTCACGGACATTCAATGGCGGGTGCCCATGTCCGACACGGTCATCGCCGGAGGGATACTGTTCAGCCTGCTGGCCATGATTCTTCTGCGGGAATACGCATGGTCGCTCCATATCGACCCCGTCATATCCCTGGCATTAGGCGGGGTCATCATCTATTCCTTCTACGGGCTGATTAAAAGTTCTCTCTTCGACCTCCTGGACAGAACCCTCGAGGAAAAATACCAACTCATCATCACCCGTGAACTGGCGAACCATTATCATGAGTATGCCCATTTTCACGGTGTCCGCTCGCGGAGAACCGGAGGACGGGTGCTCATTGAAATCTTTCTGGAATTTGACCCTGACCAGCGCGTGGGCGAAGTCCAGCAGGTCATCCGGTCCATGCGGGAGTCATTGGAAGGAAAGATCGAAAACAGTTTCGTGAGCGTATCGCTTTCAACGGAACCAATACGTTGA
- a CDS encoding S24/S26 family peptidase, producing the protein MSHENADTLRQVPLSKDLALISGVAKGLNVELPLYLSPVTAGFPSPADDFLEKRLDLNETTW; encoded by the coding sequence ATGTCTCACGAAAATGCTGACACGTTGCGACAGGTTCCTCTGTCCAAGGACTTGGCCCTGATTTCCGGCGTTGCCAAAGGTCTGAATGTCGAACTGCCGCTGTATTTGTCGCCTGTGACGGCGGGCTTTCCGTCTCCAGCCGATGATTTCCTGGAAAAGCGGCTGGACCTGAATGAGACTACCTGGTGA
- a CDS encoding LexA family protein, with the protein MKNPAATYLVRATGDSMQGVGIHDGDVLVVDKSAEVTDGKVVIAIVYGEFTVKTLKRRNGHAFLVPANAEYPEIELTPEMDCEVWGVVTSVIRKMP; encoded by the coding sequence GTGAAGAACCCGGCGGCCACGTATCTGGTCCGGGCCACCGGCGATTCCATGCAAGGCGTGGGCATCCATGACGGGGACGTGCTGGTCGTGGACAAGTCCGCCGAAGTCACGGACGGGAAGGTGGTCATCGCCATTGTCTACGGTGAATTCACGGTCAAGACGTTGAAGCGGCGGAACGGGCACGCCTTTCTGGTCCCCGCCAATGCCGAATATCCCGAGATCGAACTCACGCCCGAGATGGACTGCGAGGTCTGGGGCGTCGTGACGAGCGTGATCCGCAAGATGCCCTGA
- a CDS encoding DUF3089 domain-containing protein, with protein MKIMKIWIKTIIMLVVLNPLIALNASSNETGVNKYSISTNWQTLPANASHAVDVFFLYPTTYFPDIKSNSSAYSPIWNQTIRQAQADPSISTQVASKSSVFNKAGTNLYVPYFQQAAGLYVLEALLWKTNEANRAAANLALEIAYKDVENAFDYFLSHYSKDDNNNNPRPFILAGHSQGSNLLLMLLQRRFSDATLRERLVAAYVIGWSITADDISNYPALSQLGICSSRVQTGCIITYNTQQNPGDFSQTGPSPTGIVQANAYSVNPLTWAASGPNEMETTAVPATENLGALFYKFQPPVNPQLGPPPGGRLAEGQVWPTWKKYLIGGVDVDAVVIANFTGAQNNQGALVIDPTALPKPGNYQNLNAPYNLLPGWYHNYDYSFFFFNLELNVMDRIASYYIGRYEVATKKWTVY; from the coding sequence ATGAAAATCATGAAGATTTGGATTAAAACGATTATTATGCTGGTAGTGCTGAATCCACTTATTGCCTTGAACGCATCTTCGAATGAAACAGGCGTCAATAAGTATTCTATTTCGACAAACTGGCAGACTCTACCGGCAAATGCGTCACATGCTGTGGACGTCTTCTTCCTGTATCCAACAACCTACTTCCCGGATATAAAAAGCAATAGTTCTGCATATTCTCCGATTTGGAACCAGACCATCAGGCAGGCCCAAGCCGATCCGAGCATTAGCACTCAAGTCGCTTCCAAATCAAGCGTTTTCAACAAAGCAGGCACAAATCTTTATGTTCCTTATTTTCAGCAAGCGGCAGGTTTATACGTTCTGGAGGCGCTGCTGTGGAAAACAAATGAAGCAAACAGAGCGGCTGCGAACCTGGCATTGGAAATCGCATACAAAGATGTTGAAAACGCATTCGACTATTTCCTGTCGCATTACAGCAAAGACGATAATAATAATAACCCTCGCCCATTTATTCTCGCAGGCCACAGCCAAGGTTCGAACCTGTTGCTTATGCTTTTACAGAGGCGGTTCTCAGATGCCACACTTCGCGAAAGACTCGTTGCCGCTTACGTAATCGGCTGGTCTATCACGGCCGATGATATATCAAACTACCCCGCTCTGTCGCAACTCGGCATCTGCAGCAGCAGGGTACAGACAGGATGCATCATCACTTACAACACGCAGCAAAATCCAGGTGATTTTTCACAAACCGGTCCTTCGCCGACCGGAATCGTGCAAGCGAATGCTTACAGCGTTAATCCGCTAACCTGGGCTGCAAGCGGTCCGAATGAAATGGAGACCACTGCCGTTCCCGCAACAGAAAATCTCGGAGCTCTCTTCTATAAATTTCAGCCGCCCGTTAATCCCCAACTGGGACCTCCTCCGGGCGGACGACTTGCAGAAGGCCAGGTTTGGCCTACCTGGAAAAAATATTTAATCGGGGGCGTCGATGTTGATGCCGTAGTGATCGCTAACTTCACAGGCGCACAAAACAATCAGGGCGCGTTAGTAATTGACCCGACCGCCCTGCCGAAACCAGGAAATTACCAAAATCTCAATGCGCCGTACAATTTGCTGCCGGGCTGGTATCACAACTATGATTATAGTTTCTTCTTTTTCAACCTTGAACTGAATGTCATGGACAGGATTGCATCCTATTACATAGGCCGATATGAAGTGGCCACAAAAAAATGGACAGTCTACTAA
- a CDS encoding PAS domain S-box protein — translation MAEKQHSKTGPIQAIFESPHDILMDAPIGIFTSTPEGRFLSVNQAMVDMYGYGSAQEMIESVTDVTTKIYADPEDRRRLFEYFDASETAKDFEALHLRKDGSTFWTSESIHLVRDKKGNITRLHGFVTDISARRTAEQAKKESEDRFRLMFTNAPMPYQSLDEQGNFLDINQTFLDVLGYSREELIGKNFGDILHPDWKDHFKENFPKFKAVGEILGVEFEMVKKDGSTILVFFNGKIQRDDQGRFQRTHCIFQDVTEKKRFEEALQESEQNFRTLIKGLPDIILRFDRMGRHLFASPNVESVTGIPSMEFIGKTHRELGFAEHMCSYWEEMIGNVFEHGEELETEFEHHVDDRRIIFNWRLIPEKSNQGIQSVLSISRDVTRAALAEEALRESEDKYHSLFHSMSEMVVLHEIVFDEYGKATNYKIIDCNLAFTEVTGIRREDAVGKLATDVYETETAPYLSEYEKVVLGDEPCSFTTYFEPMEKYFEISTVSPKKNQFATIASDITQRKRAEHELKEKTALLEAVLDNTPDIMSVKRPDLSVVRYNKAGYAFLNKFQQGHTEGKKCYELIGRNTPCQPCATLEATRSKKQVELEKFAPELDMHLSCRANPIFNEDGEVEYTVELIRDISAQKQAEKALRESEEKHRRLFETMAQGVIYQAADGTIISANPAAERILGLTFGQMQGKTSMDPRWKMIEEDGTAVPGKGHPAMISLRTGETVGPVVRGVFHPEKNAHVWLSITAIPLFQPGEAKPFQAYATFEDITERTRAVEALREREAFIQTTLDNLPVGVAVNSVDPRVQFSYMNDNFAKFYRTTREALAAPNDFWEVVYQEPEFREQIKSRVLEDCASGDPARMCWKDVPVFRPGQELFYITAQNIPLPESNLMVSTVWDVTYRKQTEEALRRSENMIRRVFEILPIGLWIADKNGKLMQGNPAGVAIWGGEPNVDQKEYGVFKAKRLPSGEEIAPDDWALAHTVNKGETVVDELLEIEAFNGKKKIILNYTAPVMDEDGNVEAAIVVNQDITSRYHAEQALLLAKEQAEAANKAKSEFLANMSHEIRTPINGIMGMMQLLETTSLDGNQRKYVRMATSSANRLTRLLTDILDLSRVEAGQMTIHEAEFVVQELADSVSDLFQVATRDKGIHLECFIDPDIPSRLIGDEARVRQILFNLTGNALKFTNKGSVKVEMTSMSSERPSECRIQLTVSDTGIGIPEDKQDDLFKPFVQVDGSYTRSYQGAGLGLAIVKRLVDLMGGSISLASTLGKGTTVQVLLPFKLPEGVSIPTEQGPRRRTEAKQSLRILLAEDEESSSFPTTKLLERAGHTVTLAEDGQQVLDLLAAQDFDVILMDVQMPVLNGVEATKRIRSQESEVSGQKSGVGDRTSGPQVSGLIPQPSHRRTPIIALTAYAMLGDREKFLAAGMDDYLAKPVKMKDLAKVLERAISNKMA, via the coding sequence ATGGCCGAGAAGCAACACTCGAAAACAGGACCCATCCAAGCAATCTTTGAGTCCCCCCACGACATCCTGATGGACGCGCCTATCGGCATCTTTACGTCCACGCCGGAAGGCAGATTTCTTTCAGTCAATCAAGCCATGGTGGATATGTACGGGTACGGGTCAGCGCAGGAAATGATCGAGTCTGTCACGGATGTCACTACGAAGATATACGCCGACCCGGAGGATCGACGTCGGCTGTTCGAATACTTCGATGCCAGTGAGACGGCGAAGGATTTTGAAGCCCTTCATCTGCGCAAGGACGGCTCAACGTTCTGGACCTCGGAATCAATCCACTTGGTTCGAGATAAAAAAGGAAACATCACGCGCCTTCATGGATTTGTCACGGACATTTCCGCGAGGAGAACCGCTGAGCAGGCCAAGAAGGAGAGCGAAGATCGTTTTCGATTGATGTTCACTAACGCCCCAATGCCCTATCAATCCCTGGATGAACAGGGCAATTTCTTGGACATCAACCAGACATTTCTGGATGTGCTCGGCTACAGCCGAGAGGAACTTATCGGCAAAAATTTTGGCGACATTCTGCATCCGGACTGGAAGGATCATTTCAAGGAGAATTTCCCCAAATTTAAGGCGGTGGGCGAAATTCTGGGCGTTGAATTCGAGATGGTCAAGAAGGACGGGTCAACAATTCTTGTTTTCTTCAACGGCAAAATCCAACGCGACGACCAGGGCCGGTTTCAAAGAACGCATTGTATCTTCCAGGATGTTACCGAGAAGAAACGCTTCGAGGAGGCTCTGCAGGAAAGCGAGCAGAATTTTCGCACGCTCATCAAGGGGCTGCCGGATATCATTTTACGTTTTGACCGTATGGGTCGGCACTTGTTTGCTTCTCCGAATGTGGAGTCTGTGACAGGCATACCTTCAATGGAGTTTATCGGGAAGACGCATAGAGAGCTCGGTTTTGCCGAACATATGTGCTCTTACTGGGAAGAAATGATCGGTAACGTGTTTGAGCATGGAGAAGAATTAGAAACTGAATTTGAGCACCACGTTGATGACCGTAGGATTATCTTCAATTGGCGCCTCATTCCTGAAAAAAGCAATCAGGGCATTCAATCCGTCCTTTCCATCAGCCGAGACGTTACCAGAGCTGCACTGGCCGAGGAAGCCCTGCGGGAAAGTGAAGACAAATACCATTCTCTATTCCATTCCATGTCGGAAATGGTTGTGCTTCACGAAATTGTTTTTGATGAATATGGGAAGGCTACGAACTACAAAATAATCGACTGCAATCTCGCGTTTACTGAGGTAACCGGCATCAGGCGTGAAGATGCCGTTGGGAAACTGGCAACCGATGTATACGAAACGGAAACAGCGCCCTACCTCAGCGAGTATGAAAAAGTGGTGTTGGGTGACGAACCTTGCAGCTTCACAACCTATTTCGAACCCATGGAGAAATACTTCGAGATAAGCACGGTATCTCCAAAGAAAAACCAATTTGCCACCATTGCCAGCGATATCACGCAGCGAAAAAGGGCCGAACATGAGCTCAAGGAAAAGACAGCACTGCTTGAAGCCGTTCTAGACAACACCCCGGACATCATGAGCGTCAAGCGCCCTGACCTGAGCGTAGTGCGATACAACAAGGCTGGATACGCATTTCTGAACAAGTTTCAGCAGGGGCACACTGAGGGCAAAAAGTGCTATGAACTCATTGGCCGGAATACGCCTTGCCAACCCTGCGCAACCCTTGAAGCGACAAGATCAAAAAAGCAAGTGGAGTTGGAAAAATTCGCTCCTGAACTAGATATGCACCTGAGTTGCCGGGCCAATCCGATCTTCAATGAAGATGGAGAGGTCGAATATACGGTGGAGTTGATTCGCGACATCTCCGCGCAAAAGCAGGCAGAAAAGGCGCTGCGGGAAAGTGAGGAAAAGCACCGCCGCCTCTTCGAGACCATGGCCCAGGGAGTGATTTATCAAGCAGCTGACGGCACCATCATTTCAGCGAATCCAGCAGCGGAGAGGATTCTTGGCCTTACCTTCGGCCAGATGCAGGGCAAGACGTCCATGGACCCTCGTTGGAAAATGATCGAGGAAGACGGGACAGCGGTTCCAGGAAAGGGCCATCCAGCCATGATCTCCTTGCGCACCGGAGAGACTGTCGGGCCTGTTGTCCGGGGGGTGTTTCATCCTGAAAAGAACGCGCATGTCTGGTTATCTATTACGGCCATTCCCTTGTTCCAGCCAGGAGAAGCAAAACCCTTTCAGGCGTATGCGACGTTCGAGGACATCACGGAGCGGACACGGGCCGTTGAGGCGTTGCGGGAACGGGAAGCCTTTATCCAGACGACCTTGGACAATCTTCCGGTGGGGGTTGCCGTGAACTCGGTCGATCCAAGGGTGCAGTTCTCTTACATGAACGACAATTTCGCCAAATTCTACCGGACGACACGAGAGGCGTTGGCCGCGCCGAACGATTTCTGGGAAGTTGTCTATCAGGAGCCTGAATTCAGGGAACAGATAAAATCCAGAGTTCTTGAGGATTGTGCCAGCGGTGACCCTGCCAGGATGTGCTGGAAAGATGTTCCGGTGTTTCGACCAGGCCAGGAGCTTTTTTATATTACAGCACAGAACATCCCCTTGCCCGAGAGCAATCTGATGGTGTCGACTGTCTGGGATGTCACGTACCGCAAGCAGACCGAAGAGGCCTTGCGCAGAAGCGAAAACATGATCAGGAGGGTATTTGAAATCCTGCCCATCGGCTTGTGGATCGCGGACAAGAACGGAAAGCTCATGCAGGGCAATCCGGCAGGAGTGGCAATTTGGGGGGGAGAGCCTAATGTCGATCAGAAAGAGTACGGGGTGTTCAAGGCCAAACGTTTGCCCTCTGGAGAGGAAATCGCGCCGGATGATTGGGCACTGGCGCATACCGTGAACAAGGGGGAGACCGTAGTCGACGAACTCCTGGAAATCGAAGCATTTAACGGCAAAAAAAAGATTATCCTGAATTATACCGCCCCGGTGATGGACGAAGACGGCAACGTTGAAGCAGCCATTGTCGTCAACCAGGATATCACCTCGCGATACCATGCTGAACAAGCGCTGCTTCTGGCCAAGGAACAGGCCGAGGCCGCCAACAAAGCCAAGTCCGAGTTTCTGGCCAACATGAGCCATGAAATCCGTACGCCCATTAACGGGATCATGGGCATGATGCAGCTTTTGGAGACGACATCTCTGGACGGGAATCAACGGAAGTATGTGCGGATGGCCACGAGTTCGGCCAACCGATTGACCAGACTGCTCACCGACATTTTGGACCTTTCTCGGGTCGAGGCGGGCCAGATGACGATCCATGAGGCCGAGTTCGTGGTCCAGGAACTGGCTGATTCCGTATCCGACCTGTTCCAGGTTGCGACCAGGGACAAGGGCATCCATCTCGAATGTTTCATTGATCCGGACATCCCCTCCCGACTTATCGGCGACGAGGCGCGGGTCCGGCAGATTCTCTTCAACCTGACGGGCAATGCCTTGAAATTCACGAACAAGGGCAGCGTCAAGGTAGAAATGACCTCCATGTCCTCCGAAAGGCCGAGCGAATGCCGCATCCAGCTGACGGTGTCCGATACCGGCATCGGGATTCCCGAGGACAAGCAGGATGACTTGTTCAAGCCGTTTGTCCAGGTGGACGGCTCCTACACCCGATCCTATCAGGGCGCCGGGCTGGGGCTGGCGATTGTCAAGCGACTGGTGGACCTGATGGGTGGGAGTATTTCCCTGGCCAGCACTCTCGGTAAAGGGACCACGGTGCAGGTGCTCCTGCCCTTCAAACTTCCCGAGGGAGTGAGCATTCCCACCGAGCAAGGACCAAGGCGGCGGACCGAAGCCAAACAAAGCCTGCGCATCCTCCTGGCCGAGGATGAAGAGTCAAGCTCTTTTCCCACGACAAAACTCCTGGAAAGGGCCGGACACACTGTGACCCTGGCCGAGGACGGGCAACAGGTTCTGGACTTGCTCGCGGCACAGGACTTCGACGTGATCCTGATGGACGTGCAGATGCCGGTGCTGAACGGGGTGGAGGCGACGAAAAGGATCAGGAGTCAGGAGTCAGAAGTCAGTGGTCAGAAATCGGGCGTCGGAGATCGGACGTCTGGCCCTCAGGTTTCAGGTCTCATCCCTCAGCCCTCCCATCGTCGAACGCCGATCATCGCCCTGACCGCCTACGCCATGCTCGGGGACCGGGAGAAGTTTCTGGCTGCCGGAATGGACGACTACCTAGCCAAGCCGGTGAAAATGAAGGACTTGGCGAAGGTGCTGGAGCGGGCGATCTCCAATAAAATGGCATAA